ATCATGTTATTCCGCCTTGTCAATGGATAATTTTTCCTCTTCGGTTTTAACGGCAAAGGCCTGTAATTTTTCTTTTGCCTGTGCCGGCACGGAAGCGTCCTGCAACAACCCTGCCACCGTGCTTTGCGTGGGCACCAGCACCTTGCCCAGCAGTTTGAGCGTGCGCAACAGTTCCACCACTTTTTCTTTGTCGGTAAATTCCAATTTTTCTATCCGGGAAAGTTCCGCCTTGTACTGGCGGCCGAAGTGGCGCTCAAAATGGTTTTTTTTCATCAGCGCAATAATTTCCCGCTGCAGTTGTTTGGCTTCGTCCAACAGGGCGCCGCAGCGGTCTATTTTATCGCTCAGTTCGTCTTGTTCGTTTTGGGGCGCCGCGGCGGGCGTTTCTTTTGCCCCTTGTGCCGAAGCCGGGTTGTAATCCTTGCCGGTAAACACCGGGCAGATGTTGCGGTAATCGCACCAGCGGCATTGGTTTTCGCCGGGGGTCGGGTCAAACTTTCCGGCGCGGATGTTATCGGCCACTTTTAAAACGCCCTGCCAAAACTCAAAAATTTCGCGGTCGGGCGCCCGTTCAAACGTCATCTCGTGCAGCGTAGGCAAATGATAAAAACTCAGCTGGCCCACCCGCAGTTCTTTTACGCCGGGATCCACTTTTTGCACCAACGCCTTGACGGCGGGGGAATTCTCCACCACTTTTTGGTACATATACAGCTGGTCGGGCTCGCGCTGGACGGTTTTGCCCGTTTTGTAATCCAGAATTTTTACCTTCCCGTCGCCCAAATAATCAATGCGGTCTAAAATGCTGATTAAATTCAGCCCGTCCATTTCCAGCGTGCTTTTCATTTCCACCGACAGCGGATGAAAAAAATGCGCCGCATTCTGCGCATAATACGATTCTATAATCCGCCGCCCTTCCGCATAGCCGGCCAGTTCTTTTTCCACGGAAGCATATCCTTTTTGTTCGTAGGAAGTTTTGTTCCAATGCTTTTCAAAAAAATCCAACGCCTGCGCCAAAGTGGGGAAAGCTGCATTGGCCGGGTTGTAAATATATTCCATCACCTCGTGCAGGGCAGAGCCGAACGCAAAATAATACTTGGGTTGTTCCGGCAGCATATACACGTAGCGGAATTTGTATTTTTGGGGGCATTCTTTATACATCCCCATTTTGGAATAAGAAAACGATAAATTTCTGGCCATATCAAAAATACTCCGAAAAGAATGATCTTTTTTATTTTACCATTTTGTGTTCGTTTCGCAGGACGAAAAAAACCCCGCCGAAGCGGGGATTTTTTTAATAGAAGCCGTTAAACGTTTTTCCCGTTAAGACGGGCGGCTGTTTCCGATCCTGCTGAAACCCCACCGGGCGGGAGATATTTTCTTTCTGCGGGGGGAGGTCAATCTGCCGGCGCAGGTAAGCGGTAAATTCCGTTTGCAGGCCGTGATCCAGCTTCGCCGCCAGGAGTGTCAAAGAGTCTTTAAACAAGGAAGGATACAAATTAAGCAAATACACTAAATCCGCCACGCACTGGGCCGATTCTTTCGAAATGTTTAATAAAGCGCGGTTGGATTTGGCCATTTGCTTTTGATAATAGCGGTTTGAATTAAAATCATCCACCGGATTTAAATGCGATTTGGCCTTCATATACAGACGCGTTTCTTTAAACGTATCCGTTTCCAAGGCAATCAACCGCTTGCGAAGCGCCGCAATCAGCCCGGCTACCTCTTCCGGCAATTCTTCATAGGCGGGAATCGTGGCCGCCCACTCCCGAAAAAACCGCGGGGTGATATGTATTTTTTGTTTGGGATCGGGAGAAAAAGCCAACAGCCCGGGGATGGACGGATCTTTCTTGGGCAGGAAATTGGGGTTCCGCTCCCGCAGCAGCGCATCGGCCCATTGGGCATACTCTTTATCCATTTTGGCCGTCAGCGCCGCCAAAGAGACAGCCGCCTCCTGCTGCATTTGCTCCACTACAGATTGAGCCACGGCGGCCTCCAGCTCCGTATCCGCAAACACATTGGCCACTTTTTGCATATGAATTTGCTGAAACAGCTGTATGGATTGGTTCGTTAACAGGTAGTTGGCTTTCAGCACTTTGCTGGAAACCTTTGCCGCCTGCGCCGCAGCAGGCTGTTTTGTGGCAAGCGCTTTTCCAACCGAAGGGCCCAGCTTGCTCAGCTGGCCAAACGAAGCCAGCGGCAAACAAAGCAGAATCAGTACACCTAATATATGTTTCATAAGCAGGCTCCTTGGGTACTTTGGGTATTTTTTACTATACTATTTTCCGGATAAAAAAACCAGGGAAAAAAGACCTAATTTTAAACAGTCGTTTTAGCGCGGCAATCCGGCAAAATTTTTCGCGCGGCAAGGAAATAGGCAGGATGGTCTTTAGGCATAAAAAAAGCTCTTAACGGGGACTAGCCGTTAAAAGCCGCTATACCAAAATACCCCCAATAGGAATCGAACCTATATCCCCTGCTTAGAAGGCAGATGCTCTATCCATTGAGCTATGGGGGCCATACTTTCTTTATATATATTTTACAACAAATTGCCCGAACATTCCAAATTTTCTCTTTTGTCCGCGTCGGCCGTGCCCTCTAAGGAACGGGCTCCCGCAAAGTGCTACAATATACCACAGGCAGATTTCCGCTATGCACATACGCAAAATTATTCATATTGATATGGACGCCTTTTTTGCCGCCGTAGAACAGCGCGACAATCCCGCCCTGCGCGGCCGCCCGGTAGCCGTCGGGCACGACGGCCCCCGCGGCGTGGTGGCCACCGCCAGCTACGAAGCGCGCCGCTTCGGCGTTCATTCGGCGCAATCTGCCGCCCGGGCCAAAGCACTTTGCCCACAGCTTATTTTTATCCCCGGCCGCATGGACGTATACAAAGCCGTTTCCCGCCAAATCCGCGCCATTTTCCGCCAGTATACCGATTTGGTGGAACCGCTTTCCATAGACGAGGCCTTTTTGGACGTTTCGCACCTGCCGTGCGCCACCCAGGCCGCCCGGGAAATAAAAGCCAAAATTTTTCAAACGACGCGTCTGACGGCCTCGGCGGGGGTGTCCGTCAACAAAATGCTGGCCAAGATTGCGTCCGACTACAAAAAGCCAAACGGTTTATTTGTCATTAAACCCAAACAGGTGGAAGCGTTTGTGGCCAAACTGCCGGTGGAAAAATTTTTCGGAATCGGGAAAGTAACCGCCCAAAAAATGCACCGGCTGGGCATTTACACCGGGGCCGACTTGCGCCAAAAATCCGAAGCGGAACTGACGGCCCGGTTCGGCAAAGCCGGGCACGCCTACTTTGGCTACGCCCGCGGGATAGACGAACGCCAAGTGGAACCCAACCGCAAACACCTTTCCGTGGGAGCGGAAAACACTTTCGCGGCTGACACGGACGACCTTTCTTTTCTGCGGCGCGAACTGGCACAGCTGGCGCACAAAACCTGGCTGCGCGCCCAACGGATGCATTTTAGCGGAAAAACCGTAACGCTTAAACTCAAATACGCCGATTTTAAACAAATTACCCGCTCCCAAACGTTTGAACAGCCCTTCGCTTCGGAAGCCGATTTTTTACACGCCGGCGAAAACCTGCTGCTGCACAAAACCAATCTTTCCCGCCAAAAAGCGCGCCTGCTGGGGCTGACGCTTTCCAACCCGCCCGCACCGCCGCTTCCCGGCCGGCAGCTGTGGTTTGATTTCTAGCCCGGCGCTCTCTATGCGTACGAGCGCAATTTGGTATAATAAATAAAAGGATTTTCATTTTTGTACAGGAGATGACAATGTCCACTAAACACACTGCTAAATGTGAGTGTTCCCAACTTCAGCGGCACCGCTGCAAATTCCAGCCCGTGCTGCCTGCTATTTTGCAAAAAGGCCCGGCCTTCGTAAAACCGAAATTCGGCAAGGCCACCAAAAGCGTAGCCGACCAAGCCGCCGTCAAACGGATTTTTCCCAACACCTACGGCTTGCCGGAAATTACCTTTGTAAAAGGCGCCAACAGTGCCGTAGCCAAAAAAGCGGTGCGCGTGGGCGTGGTGCTCTCCGGCGGTCAGGCCCCGGGCGGGCATAACGTCATCGGCGGGCTGTTGGACGGCCTCAAAAAAGCCAACCCCAAAAACAAACTGTTCGGATTCTTGGGCGGGCCCAGCGGCATCGTGGAAAACAAATGGGTGGAAATTACCCCGGCCCTGATGAAAGATTACCGCAATACCGGCGGGTTTGACTTAATCCAATCCGGCCGCACCAAAATTGAAACGGACGAACAGCTAAAAGCGGCTAAAGACAATTTAATCGCCAATAAAATGGACGCCTTGGTCGTGGTGGGGGGAGACGACTCCAACACCAACGCCTGCGTGATTGCCGAATACCTCAAACAACAAGGGGTGGACATCAGCGTCATCGGCGTACCCAAGACGATTGACGGCGACCTCAAAAACAAACAAATTGAAACTTCCTTCGGTTTTGATACCGCCACCAAAATTTACGCCGAACTCGTGGGCAACATCTGCCGCGACGTAAACTCCGCGCGCAAATACTGGCACTTCATCCGCCTGATGGGCAGAAGCGCTTCGCACATCACGCTGGAAGTGGCGTTTAAAACGCATCCCAACGCCGTACTAATTGGCGAAGAAGTGTTGGCCAAAAAGATGACCCTCGGCCAAATCGTAGACAACTTGGCCCAGCTCATTGCCAAACGCGCCAAAGCCGGCAAGAACTACGGGGTGGTGCTGGTTCCGGAAGGACTGATTGAATTTATCCCGGAAATGAAGGAACTCATCAGCGCGCTGAACGATTCCCTGGCCGACAACGAAGCCGAACTTTCCAAGATGAACACCGTGGCGGAAAAGAAGGCTTTTATCCTCTCCAAACTGCCTGCCAAATTGGCGGATTTGATGAGATCTTTGCCGGAAGGCATCGCCAGCCAGCTGATGCTGGACCGCGATCCGCACGGCAACGTGCAGGTGTCCTTGATTGAAACCGAAAAACTGCTGGTGGAAATGATCCGCACCAAATTGGCCGAAATGAAAAAAGCGGGCAAATACAACGGCAAATTTGCCGCCATTACCCACTTCTTCGGCTACGAAGGCCGCTGCGGCGTGCCCTCCACCTTTGACGCCAACTACACCTACGCCTTGGGTTACAACGCGGCGGTGCTGGCGCTGAACAAATGCTCCGGCTATCTCTCTTCCGTGCGCAAGCTGACCAAAAAAGCGCAGGATTGGGAATGCGGCGGCATCCCGCTGACGATGATGATGAACATTGAACGCCGCAAAGGCAAAGAAAAACCCGTCATCAAAAAAGCGTTGGTGGAACTCAAAGGCGAACCGTTTAAACACCTGGCCAAAAACCGCGACCTCTGGGCGGTGGAAGACTTGTACGTATTCCCCGGCCCGATCCAGTACTTCGGCCCGGCTGAAATTACGGACATGACCACCTACACCTTGCTCTTGGAACAAGGCAAAAAAGTCAAATAGTTCTAATGGCTCTGCCAGGCGGGCTTGCAAAAGCCCGCCTTTTTTGTTTGATGCTAGGCCCAAAACACCCGCTGAAATAGGCCCTTTGTCCCATTGAGAAGCACCTCTTTTTCGTTTATAATGAAAGAAAGGGAGGAGCGCGCCCAAACCGTATGAAAACACAACCCCGCTTTTGGATACCCGTTTTCTTGTGTCTTTTTTGGCTGGCCCTGCCGCCGGTGCAGGCGCAGGCCGTTTCGCCTTGGTTTCGGGGGGGAAAACAAGTTTGGGAAACGCTTCTTAAACACAATCCGGCCCTTGTAAGCGGCCGGGCGGCTCTTTCCATTCCGCTAAGCCACACGGTTACCGGTTTTTCCGTTAAAACCACCCCTTATAACTGGCTGCTGCACCGGGTGAGCCATTCGGGTGTTTTCAGCCGAATGGAAAAAGAAATTTTATTGCAAAAAACATCAAGCGAAAAAGCCGCCTTGGGCAAACTGGCGTATTTTCACGACCGGGATGCGCACTTGTTTAATGCGCTTTCCCTCTACCCGCAGGCCCAGGCCGATGAACCCGCTTTTTGGCGGCACCAAAATTTGCTTACCAATACCCTGGCCGAACTGGAAGAATTCTACCGGCCCCTGCTGCCCGAAAAATTAACGTCTTCCCTCTTTACCAAAGAAGCCGTCCAACACCTCTTGGCAGACCCCGTTCAGCCGCCGGCGTTTGTCCTGCACGTGAAAGAAATTTCGTCTTTTGCCGCTTTAAACACGTTGGCCGAACAGCAAGCGTGGGCAAGAAATATCCTGCACCAAACCAACAGCGACTTAAATGCCCTCCTTGCCAAAGACCCGCAAACCCTCAAAGGCTATGAATTTGAACGCTATTACCTGCAAAAATTACGCTTGGAGTATTTTAAAACGCTGCAGGAAGTATTGCAAAACGCCGTTGCCAAACGCCCCTCGCTGATTATCCGCCGCAAACGCGTGCTGAAAATCAATCTGCCCGGGGCCGGCCAGCCGATGACGGACGCCCAACGGCTGGGCTTTTTGCGCTATTATATGGATCGGCTCGCCCGGCAGGCAGACCTCACGCAAAAAGAAAATCCCGCTTTTGCCCAATACCTGCAAGTAAAAACCGTTCTTCAAACGCTGGCCCCTGTCTACGAAACCTATGCCGCAGCCGAAGCCTTCGGCGTGCCGTATGAACACGTGCTTCGGGTAGGGTCTTCGTGGCCGGATCTGATTGTAGGGGCGGAAGAAGGCCAGCAACTGCGCCAAACCATTGGCAAAACCCCGCTTACGCAGCTCCCGGCGAAAATTGACGAATTAAAAAGCAAAATGGCGCTTATGCAAGCCCAAGAACCCGACGGGCTGGACTTTTTCGTCCGCTATTACCGTTTGGAGCGGACAAAAGCCCTCTACGAAACATTCCTCATCCGCGAGCGCCTGCTGCGCGGCACATAAAAATGGATATTGCCACCCTGCGCCGTTTAACCCGTATTTTTGAAAAATCCGGCTGGAAAAAGCCGGAAATTTATGCCTTTCTGCGCCAATTTGTTATCCAACGGCTGGCAGGCCCTTCTTTTCTTTTGGCAAAAGCGCGCGCCGTTTCTTTTTTCCCAGCACCGCCCGCGGCGGCGCAGGCTATTTTGCAGGGATTGACCACCGGGCCGGAAGGATCCTCTGGCGCCCTTGCGCCGCAAACGCTGGCCGTACTGTATGAATTTTTTCAACCGAAAAACAAATCGCGCGGCGTATTTTTTACGCCGTGGGGCCTAGCCCGTCAAACGGCCCGGGCCGTACTGTATGAAGTATTGGCGCGCCGCTGTGGCCTGGGCAGGCAAGAAGCCCTCTCTTTGCTGGAACAATCCATTTGCCCGCTCCCGCGGGCGCGGGCCCTTGCGCTGGACGCTTTTTTAAGCCGCCTTTCCTTTTGCGATCCGGCCGCCGGGGCCGGGGGATTAGTGGTGCCGTTTGTGCTGGAATTAACGCGCCTTCGCCAAACATTAAATCCCGCATTAAACGGGCCGCACGTTCTGCTTTCCCTAATACAGCACAACTTATATGCAGGCGATATTTCCAAGCGCGCCCTGGAAGAACTGCGCCTGCGCCTGGCGCTGGTATGCCGCCAGCAGGGTCTTGCCGTCCTACCCGGCAATTTTTGCCCGCATCTCTTCGCGGCCGACGCCCTCGCCTGCCGCAACGGAAAAAGTATTTGGCGCCTGCAGGCAAAGGAGCTTTTTCACGCCGACGGCGGGTTTGACGTCATCCTTTCCAATCCGCCCTATTTAGGCCAAAAAGGCCACAGCCCGGTGTTTGAAAAACTGCGCCGCAACCCGCTTTGGAAGCCCATGGCCGCCCCCAAAAGCGATTTGTTGTATTTCTTCTTTTATTTGGCATTGGATTTATTAAAAGAGGGGGGAATCGGCGGTTTTTTAACCACTTCTTATTTTACTTCCGCCGCCGGAGCCTTTGTACTGCGCAAAGAATTGAAACAAAAAGCCGCTTTTCTTTATTTGCAGAATTTTGAAAACCAACGCCTCTTTGAGCGCGCCGCCGGCCAGCATACGCTGCTTAGCGTATTTGAAAAAAATAACGCGTCCGAAAAACCGCCCTGCCAAATTGCAAACCAAATCCTGCCGCAGGCCGCGCTGTACCGCACGCCGGCGTTATTGATTCAAACCCGCGTGCAGCAAACGCCGCTGGAAAGCGCCCTTCTTAAAATGGAAACCTGCCCGCATACACTGCAAGAAATCGCCTGCGTAACTAACGGCCTGATGACCGGGTGCGACAAAATTTCCGCTTCCCACCTCAGGCATTTTCGATTGCCCGGGGTAAAAAAGGGAGAGGGGGTGTTTGTCCTTTCCGAGCAAGAAAAAGATACTCTGCACCTAAATGCTTACGAAAAGCAAAAGCTAAAACCTTTTTTTAAAAATTCGGACATTTCGCCCTACACCGCCCGCCAAACGCCCAAACGGTGGCTGATTGATTTTTTCTATCCCAACGACCGGGAACTGGATTTTTCCCGCTACGAGCACCTGCGGGCCCATTTGGCCCGGTTTGCCCCGGTACTGCGGGCCCGCAAACAAAACAATAACGGCATTAATAAACTGCTGGCGCGCGGGGTGTATTGGTTTGGTTCCGTCCGTCGGAAAATGGATTTTGAAGCGGAAAAAATCGTCGTGCCCCAGCGCTCGCCGCGCAATACGTTTGCATTTGCAGCAGGGCCTTGGTACGCCAGTTCGGATGTTTATTTTATTTCCAACCCGAAAGACGGATTTTCGCTCTGGTATTTGCTGGGCCTGTTTAACTCCGCCCCGTATTTTGCGTTTCTTTCCTGCCGGGGCAAGCGAAAAGGAAACCTGCTGGAGCTCTATTCTGCGCCGCTTAAAGCCCTTCCCGTACCCGCCGCCGCACCCGAAATCAAGCGGACTGTCGAAACGCTGGCCCAAGAAATCTACCGCCAAAAATCCGCAAATCCTCAGGCGGACATTCACCTACTGCAAGCCCAAATCAATCAGCACGTGTGTCACCTTTTGGGGCTGACGGCACAAGAAGTACAGGCGATAGACACGTATCTGCAGGCGCTGCCCGCGTGTGCAGCCGCCCGAAATTAGCCCGCCTGCCGACGGGACTGCCAGGTTTTTTGCTTGCAGAAACAACTATTTTATTGTATGCTTTGGAAAGAAGTAAATTACAGGAGGGGTGTATGAAAGCATTTATGACGTATTACTGGGACGTGCTTAAAAACCACTATGTGGATTTTAAAGGCTGCGCAAC
The DNA window shown above is from Elusimicrobium sp. An273 and carries:
- a CDS encoding diphosphate--fructose-6-phosphate 1-phosphotransferase, producing the protein MSTKHTAKCECSQLQRHRCKFQPVLPAILQKGPAFVKPKFGKATKSVADQAAVKRIFPNTYGLPEITFVKGANSAVAKKAVRVGVVLSGGQAPGGHNVIGGLLDGLKKANPKNKLFGFLGGPSGIVENKWVEITPALMKDYRNTGGFDLIQSGRTKIETDEQLKAAKDNLIANKMDALVVVGGDDSNTNACVIAEYLKQQGVDISVIGVPKTIDGDLKNKQIETSFGFDTATKIYAELVGNICRDVNSARKYWHFIRLMGRSASHITLEVAFKTHPNAVLIGEEVLAKKMTLGQIVDNLAQLIAKRAKAGKNYGVVLVPEGLIEFIPEMKELISALNDSLADNEAELSKMNTVAEKKAFILSKLPAKLADLMRSLPEGIASQLMLDRDPHGNVQVSLIETEKLLVEMIRTKLAEMKKAGKYNGKFAAITHFFGYEGRCGVPSTFDANYTYALGYNAAVLALNKCSGYLSSVRKLTKKAQDWECGGIPLTMMMNIERRKGKEKPVIKKALVELKGEPFKHLAKNRDLWAVEDLYVFPGPIQYFGPAEITDMTTYTLLLEQGKKVK
- the dinB gene encoding DNA polymerase IV gives rise to the protein MHIRKIIHIDMDAFFAAVEQRDNPALRGRPVAVGHDGPRGVVATASYEARRFGVHSAQSAARAKALCPQLIFIPGRMDVYKAVSRQIRAIFRQYTDLVEPLSIDEAFLDVSHLPCATQAAREIKAKIFQTTRLTASAGVSVNKMLAKIASDYKKPNGLFVIKPKQVEAFVAKLPVEKFFGIGKVTAQKMHRLGIYTGADLRQKSEAELTARFGKAGHAYFGYARGIDERQVEPNRKHLSVGAENTFAADTDDLSFLRRELAQLAHKTWLRAQRMHFSGKTVTLKLKYADFKQITRSQTFEQPFASEADFLHAGENLLLHKTNLSRQKARLLGLTLSNPPAPPLPGRQLWFDF
- a CDS encoding Eco57I restriction-modification methylase domain-containing protein, coding for MDIATLRRLTRIFEKSGWKKPEIYAFLRQFVIQRLAGPSFLLAKARAVSFFPAPPAAAQAILQGLTTGPEGSSGALAPQTLAVLYEFFQPKNKSRGVFFTPWGLARQTARAVLYEVLARRCGLGRQEALSLLEQSICPLPRARALALDAFLSRLSFCDPAAGAGGLVVPFVLELTRLRQTLNPALNGPHVLLSLIQHNLYAGDISKRALEELRLRLALVCRQQGLAVLPGNFCPHLFAADALACRNGKSIWRLQAKELFHADGGFDVILSNPPYLGQKGHSPVFEKLRRNPLWKPMAAPKSDLLYFFFYLALDLLKEGGIGGFLTTSYFTSAAGAFVLRKELKQKAAFLYLQNFENQRLFERAAGQHTLLSVFEKNNASEKPPCQIANQILPQAALYRTPALLIQTRVQQTPLESALLKMETCPHTLQEIACVTNGLMTGCDKISASHLRHFRLPGVKKGEGVFVLSEQEKDTLHLNAYEKQKLKPFFKNSDISPYTARQTPKRWLIDFFYPNDRELDFSRYEHLRAHLARFAPVLRARKQNNNGINKLLARGVYWFGSVRRKMDFEAEKIVVPQRSPRNTFAFAAGPWYASSDVYFISNPKDGFSLWYLLGLFNSAPYFAFLSCRGKRKGNLLELYSAPLKALPVPAAAPEIKRTVETLAQEIYRQKSANPQADIHLLQAQINQHVCHLLGLTAQEVQAIDTYLQALPACAAARN
- a CDS encoding RecB family exonuclease gives rise to the protein MARNLSFSYSKMGMYKECPQKYKFRYVYMLPEQPKYYFAFGSALHEVMEYIYNPANAAFPTLAQALDFFEKHWNKTSYEQKGYASVEKELAGYAEGRRIIESYYAQNAAHFFHPLSVEMKSTLEMDGLNLISILDRIDYLGDGKVKILDYKTGKTVQREPDQLYMYQKVVENSPAVKALVQKVDPGVKELRVGQLSFYHLPTLHEMTFERAPDREIFEFWQGVLKVADNIRAGKFDPTPGENQCRWCDYRNICPVFTGKDYNPASAQGAKETPAAAPQNEQDELSDKIDRCGALLDEAKQLQREIIALMKKNHFERHFGRQYKAELSRIEKLEFTDKEKVVELLRTLKLLGKVLVPTQSTVAGLLQDASVPAQAKEKLQAFAVKTEEEKLSIDKAE